From one Henriciella marina DSM 19595 genomic stretch:
- a CDS encoding pentapeptide repeat-containing protein: protein MLKQFFFAAALAVLALPAAAQNAGEIAKVRNGQSCPGCNLFQADLAYYDASNINVSGARLRQSDMQLGTFDDWNLSGANLSVANLFGVRFNASNFSNANFENATLVGGYFGSSNFSGANLSGANLSGADLHLARGLTQGQLDRACGDRATRLPDGLRVPRCG from the coding sequence ATGCTGAAACAATTTTTCTTTGCCGCTGCCCTTGCCGTGCTTGCGCTTCCCGCTGCGGCGCAGAATGCAGGCGAGATCGCCAAGGTTCGCAACGGACAGTCTTGCCCGGGCTGCAACCTCTTTCAGGCAGATCTTGCCTATTACGACGCCTCCAATATCAACGTATCCGGCGCGCGCCTTCGCCAGAGCGATATGCAGCTTGGCACATTCGATGACTGGAATTTGAGCGGTGCCAATCTGTCGGTCGCCAACCTGTTTGGCGTGCGGTTCAACGCTTCCAATTTCTCGAACGCCAATTTCGAGAATGCAACGCTGGTCGGCGGTTATTTCGGGTCCTCGAATTTCTCGGGCGCAAACCTCTCCGGCGCCAACCTCTCCGGCGCTGATCTGCACCTCGCGCGCGGCCTGACGCAGGGTCAACTGGATCGCGCTTGCGGCGACCGGGCGACACGGCTGCCGGACGGGCTGAGGGTGCCACGGTGCGGCTAG
- the purM gene encoding phosphoribosylformylglycinamidine cyclo-ligase yields the protein MTSKDKPSLSYKDAGVDIEAGERLVDAIAPMAKATRRAGVMGGLGGFGALFDLKKENWKDPILVSGTDGVGTKLMLAFDTGIHNTVGIDLVAMCANDVLAQGAEPLFFLDYFACGKLEAGIAEAVVSGIAEGCKQAGCALVGGETAEMPGMYPAGHYDLAGFVVGAVEREKVLPRFAEMKAGDLLIGIASSGPHSNGYSLIRRVVERTGLGWDAPAPFADMPLGEALLTPTRLYSKAALPLIRNERIKGLAHITGGGLTENVPRMLPDDLTARFDRAAWPLPDVFRWLQTEGNVAEDEMHKTFNMGIGLVFAVARDQADRAIAELEALGESPVVIGDLVPA from the coding sequence ATGACTTCAAAAGATAAACCCTCACTTTCCTACAAGGACGCTGGTGTCGATATTGAGGCAGGCGAACGCCTTGTCGATGCCATCGCACCAATGGCCAAGGCGACCCGCCGTGCGGGCGTCATGGGCGGACTAGGCGGCTTCGGCGCCCTCTTCGATCTGAAGAAGGAAAACTGGAAGGATCCGATCCTCGTTTCGGGGACGGACGGCGTCGGCACCAAACTGATGCTGGCCTTCGATACAGGCATCCACAATACGGTGGGCATCGACCTTGTCGCGATGTGCGCCAATGACGTTCTCGCCCAAGGCGCCGAGCCGCTTTTCTTCCTCGACTATTTCGCCTGCGGCAAGCTTGAAGCAGGCATCGCCGAGGCGGTCGTCTCGGGTATTGCAGAAGGCTGCAAGCAGGCTGGCTGCGCCCTTGTCGGCGGAGAGACCGCCGAAATGCCGGGTATGTACCCGGCTGGACACTATGACCTCGCCGGCTTTGTGGTGGGCGCTGTTGAGCGCGAAAAAGTCCTCCCGCGGTTTGCTGAAATGAAAGCAGGCGATCTGCTCATCGGCATTGCCTCTTCAGGGCCGCATTCAAACGGCTACTCTCTGATCCGGCGCGTTGTAGAGCGCACCGGTCTTGGCTGGGACGCCCCCGCGCCATTTGCGGACATGCCGCTTGGCGAGGCCCTGCTGACCCCGACCCGGCTCTATTCGAAGGCCGCCCTCCCCCTGATTCGCAATGAGCGCATCAAGGGGCTCGCCCACATCACGGGCGGCGGCCTCACCGAAAATGTCCCGCGCATGCTGCCAGACGATCTCACGGCTCGTTTTGACCGGGCCGCCTGGCCGCTCCCGGATGTGTTCCGCTGGCTGCAGACAGAAGGAAATGTTGCCGAGGACGAAATGCACAAGACCTTCAACATGGGCATTGGCCTGGTCTTTGCCGTCGCGCGTGATCAGGCCGACCGCGCCATTGCTGAACTTGAAGCACTGGGCGAAAGCCCGGTCGTGATTGGCGACCTCGTTCCGGCATGA
- a CDS encoding RNA degradosome polyphosphate kinase, translated as MSTTDTSPAAKGGIRPTKSLMDRPGRYLNRELSWLKFNERVLEEAHNTSHPLLERLRFLSISANNLDEFFMVRYAGLREQLRAGIMRISQEGGTPSQQVEAIEKQSASLMEDQQACWRELRGLLDEEKIEVKKMADLTKTDMNWLRDHFESHVFPILTPQAVDPAHPFPFIPNLGFAVAFQLVPESTGEPMVGLVPMPAFSPRFIRLPDRNRQSIRFVRLESVIATFMDMLFPGYRSLGHCVFRIVRDSDIEIEEEAEDLIHEFEILLKQRRRGRIVRIHIDGDAPEELERFITREIGSEPRDVMILHGLLGMKNLSELIIEDRMDLQFKPYEPRYPERIREMGGDCFAAIKAKDFVVHHPYESFDVVIQFIRQAAIDPDVVAIKQTLYRTTLNSPIVSALQEAAEMGKNVTALVEIKARFDEETNLRLARDLERAGVQVVYGFLDYKTHAKVSLVVRREGGKLATYTHYGTGNYHPVTARIYTDLSLFTSDPALGRDANKLFNYITAYREPPEKAPDFEKIAMSPRTLESHLIEMIDEEAENAKAGKPSGVWAKMNSLVDGDVIDALYRASQAGVPIILIVRGICCLRPGVAGLSENIQVKSLIGRFLEHSRIVCFANGEHLPSARAKVWISSADWMQRNLKRRVEALVPIENPTVHRQVLNQIMTANLNDDEQSWEMDGDGNFHRLRPPERGKGFSAHRYFMENPSLSGRGNALVVSIPPRLAPKKRGSK; from the coding sequence ATGAGCACAACTGATACATCACCAGCTGCGAAGGGGGGAATCCGCCCGACAAAATCCCTGATGGACAGGCCGGGGCGCTATCTCAATCGCGAGCTTTCGTGGCTCAAGTTCAATGAGCGCGTGCTGGAAGAGGCGCATAATACCTCTCATCCATTGCTGGAGCGGCTGCGCTTCCTCTCGATCTCCGCCAATAATCTCGATGAGTTTTTCATGGTTCGTTATGCGGGCCTCCGTGAGCAGCTGCGCGCCGGCATCATGCGCATCAGTCAGGAAGGCGGGACCCCAAGCCAGCAGGTAGAGGCCATTGAGAAACAGTCAGCCAGCCTGATGGAGGACCAGCAGGCCTGCTGGCGTGAACTGCGCGGGCTGTTGGATGAGGAAAAGATCGAAGTCAAGAAGATGGCGGATCTGACCAAGACCGACATGAACTGGCTTCGCGATCACTTCGAAAGTCATGTCTTTCCGATCCTGACGCCACAAGCGGTCGATCCAGCGCATCCATTTCCCTTCATTCCCAATCTAGGCTTCGCGGTCGCCTTCCAGCTTGTCCCGGAAAGTACGGGCGAACCGATGGTCGGCCTGGTCCCCATGCCGGCCTTTTCACCCCGCTTTATCCGGCTGCCTGATCGCAACCGCCAATCCATCCGTTTTGTCCGCCTTGAGAGCGTCATTGCGACCTTCATGGACATGCTGTTCCCGGGCTATCGGTCGCTCGGCCATTGTGTCTTCCGCATTGTTCGCGACAGCGATATCGAGATCGAGGAAGAGGCTGAAGACCTCATCCATGAATTTGAGATCCTTCTGAAACAGCGCCGCCGCGGCCGGATTGTCCGCATCCACATCGATGGCGATGCCCCCGAAGAGCTTGAACGCTTCATCACGCGCGAGATCGGGTCGGAGCCGCGCGACGTCATGATCCTGCACGGCCTGCTAGGGATGAAGAACCTGTCCGAGCTGATCATCGAAGACAGGATGGATCTTCAGTTCAAGCCCTATGAGCCGCGCTACCCTGAACGCATCCGGGAGATGGGCGGGGACTGCTTCGCCGCGATCAAGGCGAAGGACTTCGTCGTCCATCACCCTTACGAGTCCTTTGATGTGGTGATCCAGTTCATTCGTCAGGCAGCGATTGATCCGGACGTTGTGGCAATCAAGCAGACGCTTTACCGAACCACGCTCAACTCCCCCATCGTATCGGCGCTTCAGGAAGCCGCCGAGATGGGCAAGAACGTGACCGCGCTTGTTGAGATCAAGGCGCGCTTTGACGAGGAAACAAACTTGCGTCTGGCCCGTGATCTTGAGCGCGCAGGCGTTCAGGTCGTCTATGGCTTCCTTGACTACAAGACGCACGCAAAGGTCTCGCTCGTGGTGCGCCGTGAGGGCGGTAAGCTGGCCACCTACACCCATTACGGAACGGGCAATTATCACCCCGTCACCGCCCGGATTTATACAGACCTCTCACTCTTCACGTCTGACCCGGCTCTCGGGCGCGATGCGAACAAGCTGTTCAATTACATCACCGCCTACCGCGAGCCGCCGGAGAAGGCGCCGGACTTCGAGAAGATCGCAATGTCGCCGCGCACGCTGGAGTCGCACCTCATTGAGATGATTGATGAGGAGGCGGAGAATGCGAAAGCCGGAAAGCCGAGCGGCGTATGGGCGAAGATGAATTCGCTGGTCGATGGCGACGTTATCGATGCGCTCTACCGGGCGAGCCAGGCAGGCGTACCAATCATTCTCATCGTGCGCGGGATCTGCTGCCTCAGGCCCGGCGTGGCAGGCCTCTCCGAAAACATTCAGGTCAAAAGCCTGATCGGACGCTTTCTTGAGCATTCACGTATCGTCTGTTTTGCGAACGGTGAGCATCTTCCCTCGGCGCGAGCGAAGGTCTGGATATCTTCGGCTGACTGGATGCAGCGCAATCTGAAGCGCCGGGTTGAGGCACTGGTGCCAATTGAGAACCCGACCGTGCACCGCCAGGTCCTCAACCAGATCATGACAGCCAACCTCAACGATGATGAGCAGAGCTGGGAGATGGATGGGGATGGCAACTTCCATCGCCTGCGTCCGCCAGAACGTGGCAAGGGATTCAGTGCCCACCGCTATTTCATGGAAAACCCATCCCTTTCGGGCCGCGGCAACGCGCTGGTGGTTTCCATCCCGCCCCGGCTCGCGCCGAAAAAGCGGGGCTCTAAATGA
- the purN gene encoding phosphoribosylglycinamide formyltransferase, with protein MSRLNLAILISGRGSNMDSLLRATTEDAYPAKPVLVLSNKADAPGLDAARAFGIEALAVSHKQYESRESFERAMHEALEAHKIDVIALAGFMRVLTPWFVKRWSGRMINIHPSLLPAYPGLNTHARALEAGDSEAGCTVHWVSEGVDEGDIIGQARVPVKAGDTPDTLAARVLKAEHRLYPEALADACRLIIARQAS; from the coding sequence ATGAGCCGCCTCAACCTTGCCATTCTGATCTCGGGCCGCGGCTCGAACATGGACAGCCTTCTGCGCGCAACAACCGAAGACGCTTACCCGGCAAAGCCGGTCCTTGTGCTGTCCAACAAGGCGGATGCGCCCGGTCTGGACGCCGCCAGGGCTTTCGGCATTGAGGCCCTAGCGGTCTCTCATAAACAGTATGAAAGCCGAGAGAGCTTTGAGCGGGCGATGCACGAAGCGCTTGAAGCACACAAGATCGACGTCATCGCGCTGGCAGGTTTCATGCGGGTCCTAACGCCGTGGTTCGTGAAGCGTTGGTCTGGCCGAATGATCAACATCCACCCGTCGCTGCTGCCGGCCTATCCCGGGCTGAACACACATGCCCGCGCACTAGAGGCAGGCGACAGCGAAGCCGGGTGCACCGTGCACTGGGTCAGCGAAGGCGTTGATGAGGGCGATATCATCGGTCAGGCGCGCGTGCCCGTGAAAGCAGGCGATACGCCGGACACGCTCGCGGCGCGGGTTCTGAAAGCCGAGCACAGACTTTACCCGGAAGCGCTGGCTGATGCCTGCCGCCTGATTATTGCACGGCAAGCGAGCTGA
- the rnd gene encoding ribonuclease D: protein MTPITQQEELQKFCDSLSVSDFICVDTEFHRETTFWPELCLIQASAPGIEGVVDPKADGIDLQPFLDLLADTSRVKVFHAARQDMEIFNKLIGTPPAPVFDTQIAAMALGLGDSISYDNLIQRVLNQHIDKSSQFTDWKRRPLSDKQLDYALGDVTHLRDAYLWMRDELEKRGRFAWVSEEMEALSDPALYDTDPKNAWQRLKIRKTHKDYLAVFASVAEWRERQAQALDRPRRRILKDDAIQEIADQKPRNEDHFDRLRAVPKGFIRSRNANGLMQTVETALADPDKYAPPPPKRKQNAQTPAGAPEMLKVLLKYVSEDVDVVPRLIANAADIERIARGETDDDIPALNGWRYEVFGQKARALLTGKLALSFENSQVRLFEPKV from the coding sequence CTGACGCCGATTACACAGCAGGAAGAGCTGCAAAAGTTCTGCGATTCGCTTTCGGTGAGCGATTTCATCTGTGTTGATACCGAATTCCATCGCGAAACGACCTTCTGGCCGGAGCTTTGCCTGATACAGGCATCGGCACCCGGCATTGAAGGCGTGGTTGACCCGAAGGCCGACGGCATCGACCTTCAACCGTTTCTCGATCTCCTGGCTGATACCTCGCGCGTGAAGGTTTTTCATGCCGCGCGTCAGGACATGGAAATATTCAACAAGCTTATCGGCACCCCGCCTGCGCCTGTCTTTGACACGCAGATTGCGGCGATGGCGCTCGGGCTTGGCGACTCAATTTCCTATGACAATCTCATCCAGCGTGTCCTCAACCAGCATATCGACAAGTCGAGCCAGTTCACGGACTGGAAGCGCCGCCCATTGTCAGACAAGCAGCTGGACTATGCACTTGGCGACGTGACCCATCTTCGTGACGCCTATCTCTGGATGCGTGATGAGCTGGAAAAGCGCGGGCGTTTCGCCTGGGTTTCCGAAGAGATGGAGGCCCTGTCTGATCCTGCACTGTACGACACCGATCCAAAAAATGCCTGGCAACGCCTGAAGATACGCAAGACCCACAAGGACTATCTGGCTGTCTTTGCGTCGGTTGCCGAATGGCGCGAGAGACAGGCGCAGGCGCTTGATCGCCCACGGCGCCGAATCCTCAAGGATGACGCCATCCAGGAAATCGCCGACCAGAAGCCCCGCAACGAAGACCATTTCGACAGGCTGCGCGCGGTGCCAAAAGGCTTCATCCGGTCACGCAATGCGAATGGCTTGATGCAAACGGTGGAGACGGCGCTGGCCGATCCGGACAAGTACGCGCCGCCGCCTCCCAAGCGTAAGCAGAACGCGCAGACACCAGCTGGTGCGCCAGAGATGCTGAAGGTGCTGCTGAAATATGTCAGCGAAGATGTCGATGTGGTCCCGCGCCTGATCGCTAACGCGGCGGATATCGAGCGCATTGCGCGCGGCGAGACCGATGATGACATCCCAGCGCTGAATGGCTGGCGATATGAGGTCTTCGGTCAGAAGGCGCGCGCGCTCCTGACAGGCAAGCTCGCCCTGTCGTTCGAGAACAGTCAGGTTCGCCTGTTCGAACCAAAAGTCTGA
- a CDS encoding Ppx/GppA phosphatase family protein translates to MRLALQPEKSAVVDIGSNSVRLVIYEVTGAAALPYFNEKVLAGLGRGLPETGRLSPEGVTEAMAAIRRYRAILTGLGVTQVTAVATAAVRDAEDGPDFARMAATELGARLRILSGAEEGRLSSLGVRVGFDQPDGIVGDLGGSSLEFQRITPAGQSGQGETHKLGPFALAPLDSAKPADRRKAIRKVLKSSELLSGETRRLYAVGGSWRALATVHMDMKAYPLAILHGYRMNGQAVRSVVRTILATQRDKELASHVSGIVGRRFDTILHAALVLDEVFDAGGFKEVLISANGLREGVLFDHGEKLLFETMRRPFGDSLIDGTIAFLRLEASQMAFGEALYQFIRPVLPRTHSRQRLFKAACLMADCGGRFHPDHRADMAYYLILRSPIRGITHDERVLLAHATGARYTHKFQRPKPFTRLGLDSDDQLARVMGAAMRLGAVYSGRSAPLLKQVRLRMSKSKLILDVQPGCEDMVSATVKKRFEQLATFLDMDSQISTAD, encoded by the coding sequence ATGAGGCTCGCCCTCCAGCCTGAAAAATCAGCCGTCGTCGATATCGGATCCAATTCCGTCCGGCTGGTCATTTATGAGGTCACCGGGGCGGCCGCGCTTCCATATTTCAATGAGAAGGTTCTTGCCGGGCTTGGTCGGGGACTGCCCGAGACGGGACGTCTGTCGCCAGAAGGCGTGACCGAAGCAATGGCTGCCATTCGGCGCTATCGTGCAATTCTCACCGGGCTGGGTGTGACGCAGGTGACAGCGGTTGCGACAGCTGCCGTGCGTGATGCAGAGGATGGGCCGGACTTTGCACGCATGGCCGCGACAGAGCTTGGCGCGCGCCTGCGTATCCTTTCTGGTGCGGAGGAGGGACGTCTGTCCTCGCTTGGCGTGCGTGTCGGCTTCGATCAGCCAGACGGCATCGTCGGCGACCTTGGCGGCTCAAGTCTTGAGTTCCAGCGGATCACGCCAGCAGGCCAAAGCGGTCAGGGCGAAACTCACAAGCTTGGCCCGTTTGCGTTGGCCCCGCTCGATAGCGCAAAGCCCGCCGACCGGCGCAAGGCAATTCGTAAGGTACTGAAATCGTCCGAGCTGCTGTCGGGTGAAACGCGCCGGCTCTATGCGGTCGGCGGATCGTGGCGCGCGCTTGCGACCGTTCATATGGATATGAAAGCCTATCCGCTCGCCATTCTGCACGGATACCGCATGAATGGTCAGGCCGTCCGCTCTGTGGTCCGCACAATCCTCGCGACGCAGCGGGACAAGGAACTTGCCTCGCATGTTTCGGGCATTGTCGGGCGGAGGTTCGATACGATCCTGCATGCGGCGCTGGTTCTCGATGAAGTGTTCGACGCTGGCGGCTTCAAGGAGGTTTTGATCTCCGCCAATGGCCTGCGCGAAGGGGTGCTTTTCGATCACGGTGAAAAGCTGCTTTTCGAAACCATGCGGCGGCCTTTTGGCGATTCGCTCATCGATGGCACGATCGCATTCCTTCGGCTTGAAGCCTCGCAGATGGCGTTTGGTGAGGCGCTCTATCAGTTTATACGGCCTGTCCTGCCGCGCACGCATTCTCGCCAGCGCCTGTTCAAGGCGGCGTGCCTGATGGCCGATTGCGGCGGGCGCTTCCATCCCGATCACCGCGCCGACATGGCCTACTACCTCATCCTCCGGTCACCGATTCGTGGCATCACACATGATGAGCGTGTCCTGCTCGCCCATGCGACCGGGGCCCGGTACACACACAAATTCCAGCGGCCCAAGCCTTTCACGCGTCTTGGTCTGGATTCTGACGATCAGCTTGCGCGCGTCATGGGCGCGGCGATGCGGCTCGGCGCGGTCTATTCGGGGCGCTCGGCGCCGCTTCTTAAACAGGTCCGGCTACGGATGTCGAAGTCGAAACTGATCCTGGATGTGCAGCCTGGCTGCGAGGATATGGTGTCGGCCACGGTGAAGAAGCGGTTCGAGCAACTCGCCACCTTTCTCGACATGGATTCGCAGATCTCGACCGCCGACTAG
- a CDS encoding pentapeptide repeat-containing protein: MLNVRRASVLLAFTGSAILMAGQASAQSKSTRVAWAPSYGGSCVSCDLRGRNMSGGDISAANYPGANLSGAFLRGTRALNVNLTGVVASGTDFRRATLDGSKLIDGQFDSSRFERASLLKVDLSGANLSSTHLTGAHFGAATATGANFAQAHASGADFSGANLTDATFIGASLRDAQFNNAVLNGTSFAGADLQNARLTNTRLVNVSFEGTAGLEQTIFDGSCAGENTNVPAGISLIACQAVQLPRSDELRGGLIQTANK; the protein is encoded by the coding sequence ATGCTTAACGTACGCCGCGCATCTGTTCTTCTGGCATTTACCGGTTCAGCGATCCTGATGGCCGGACAGGCCAGCGCACAATCCAAGTCTACACGTGTTGCCTGGGCGCCGTCCTATGGCGGCTCCTGCGTCAGCTGTGACCTGCGCGGCCGCAACATGTCGGGCGGCGACATCTCTGCGGCAAACTATCCAGGCGCCAATCTCTCGGGTGCATTCCTGCGCGGCACGCGGGCCCTCAACGTCAATCTGACCGGCGTGGTTGCCAGCGGCACGGATTTCCGGCGGGCCACGCTTGATGGGTCCAAGCTCATCGACGGGCAATTCGACAGCTCGCGTTTTGAGCGGGCAAGCCTGCTGAAGGTCGATCTCTCCGGGGCAAATCTTTCCAGTACCCATCTCACCGGCGCGCACTTCGGCGCGGCGACAGCAACGGGCGCTAATTTTGCGCAGGCTCATGCATCCGGGGCAGATTTTTCCGGGGCGAACCTTACGGACGCGACTTTTATCGGGGCTTCGCTTCGTGATGCCCAATTCAACAATGCGGTCCTGAACGGCACTTCTTTCGCAGGCGCGGACCTCCAGAACGCACGGCTGACCAATACGAGGCTCGTCAATGTCAGCTTCGAAGGCACAGCCGGGCTGGAGCAGACGATTTTCGATGGCAGCTGCGCAGGCGAGAATACCAACGTACCAGCAGGTATTTCGCTGATTGCCTGCCAAGCGGTCCAGCTGCCCCGCTCTGATGAACTGCGCGGCGGGCTTATACAGACAGCCAACAAATAA
- a CDS encoding HdaA/DnaA family protein, which translates to MTRTDHPSRKSRQLKFEFPETGHTLDTLAITDANRTAIALLQRWPDWRTAAFCLVGDKRSGLTTAAQGWCDLSGGVLLGAKALSKLSHKKIDALAKAPVAIDRADKVANDDNLLSLINLSASNGGSLLLTGRKPPVRWRTRLPDLQSRLSAMTLIELHPPDDEMMGIRLRAAMKRRYLKLPEEVEAFLIIRLERSYAAIEKFVENLHELSDGREVTVPLAREILDEMDGTRPLFED; encoded by the coding sequence GTGACCCGCACGGACCATCCCTCAAGGAAAAGCCGGCAGCTCAAGTTTGAATTCCCTGAGACGGGACACACGCTGGACACGCTAGCGATCACCGACGCCAACAGGACGGCGATTGCCTTGCTGCAGCGCTGGCCCGACTGGCGGACGGCTGCTTTCTGTCTGGTGGGTGACAAGCGGTCCGGGCTCACCACGGCTGCGCAGGGATGGTGCGACCTCTCCGGCGGCGTGTTGCTGGGTGCCAAGGCACTGTCCAAACTTTCCCACAAGAAGATCGACGCGCTGGCCAAAGCGCCGGTGGCCATCGATCGTGCCGACAAGGTTGCGAATGACGACAATCTCCTGTCGCTGATCAATCTATCGGCCAGCAATGGTGGATCATTGCTCCTGACGGGACGCAAGCCACCGGTCCGCTGGCGCACCCGTCTGCCTGATCTGCAATCCCGGCTCAGCGCAATGACGCTGATCGAACTCCATCCGCCTGACGATGAAATGATGGGCATCCGTCTCAGAGCTGCAATGAAACGCCGTTACCTGAAACTGCCCGAAGAAGTTGAGGCTTTTCTGATTATCAGGCTGGAGCGGAGCTATGCAGCCATTGAAAAGTTTGTGGAGAACCTGCACGAACTCAGCGACGGGCGGGAAGTGACGGTGCCTCTGGCGCGAGAGATACTCGACGAGATGGACGGCACACGCCCGCTGTTCGAAGACTGA
- the aspS gene encoding aspartate--tRNA ligase, whose protein sequence is MHAYRTHTCGELTKSDVGATVKLSGWLHRRRDHGGVMFIDLRDHYGLTQCVFNPGTPDFETVEYLRAESVLTIEGRVVARDEALVNANLDTGAIEVVVDKAEILSRADELPLPVFGEPDYPEDIRLRHRYLDLRRETLHANMKLRSDVITSLRQRMVAQGFTEYQTPILTASSPEGARDFLVPSRLHPGEFYALPQAPQQFKQLLMVSGFDRYFQIAPCFRDEDARADRSPGEFYQLDIEMSFVEQEDVFSAIEPVMRGVFEEFADWQDKGRTMPDGPFPRIPYAEAMEKYGSDKPDLRNPIELADVTDFFADDSKTGFSIFAKIIGGGGKVIAIPAPKAAEQKSRKFFDDLDKWAKKEMQAPGLGYARLKEADGGGVDSQDPVLKNFDPDHLKAFLEKLGLGAGDGIFFSAGKHEAAYKLAGAARTKVGEDLDLIETGIFKFCWIVDFPMYEWDEDNKKIDFSHNPFSMPQGGMEALEQADTVEKQLALKAFQYDIVCNGVELSSGAIRNHRPDIMLTAFALAGYGADVVEEEFGGMLNAFRFGAPPHGGIAPGVDRIVMLLAEVDNLRDVTLFPMNQQARDLMMQAPSPVDDKQLRELHIRLAPQAKKD, encoded by the coding sequence ATGCACGCTTACCGCACCCATACCTGCGGCGAACTCACCAAGTCTGATGTGGGCGCCACGGTAAAACTCTCTGGATGGCTACATCGGCGCCGCGATCATGGCGGCGTGATGTTCATCGACCTGCGCGACCATTATGGTCTCACCCAGTGTGTCTTCAATCCGGGCACGCCTGATTTCGAAACGGTAGAGTATCTGCGCGCTGAAAGCGTCCTCACCATCGAAGGCCGTGTCGTTGCACGCGATGAGGCGCTGGTGAACGCCAATCTCGATACCGGCGCAATCGAAGTGGTCGTCGACAAGGCCGAGATTCTCTCGCGTGCCGACGAGCTGCCGCTGCCTGTCTTCGGGGAGCCTGACTATCCTGAAGATATCCGCCTGCGTCACCGCTATCTCGACCTTCGCCGGGAAACGCTTCACGCGAACATGAAGCTGCGCAGCGATGTCATCACCTCGCTTCGCCAGCGTATGGTGGCCCAAGGCTTTACTGAGTATCAGACCCCGATCCTGACGGCTTCCTCGCCCGAAGGCGCGCGCGACTTCCTCGTGCCGTCGCGTCTGCATCCTGGTGAGTTCTATGCCCTGCCGCAGGCCCCGCAGCAGTTCAAACAGCTGCTCATGGTGTCCGGCTTTGACCGCTATTTCCAGATTGCGCCGTGTTTCCGCGATGAAGACGCCCGCGCCGATCGCTCGCCTGGCGAATTCTACCAGCTTGATATCGAAATGAGCTTCGTCGAGCAGGAAGACGTGTTTAGCGCGATCGAACCCGTCATGCGCGGCGTGTTCGAAGAGTTCGCTGACTGGCAGGATAAGGGCCGCACCATGCCGGATGGGCCGTTCCCGCGTATTCCATATGCCGAGGCGATGGAGAAGTATGGGTCCGACAAGCCGGATCTGCGCAACCCGATCGAACTGGCCGATGTCACCGATTTCTTTGCTGATGACAGCAAGACCGGCTTTTCCATCTTCGCCAAGATCATTGGCGGCGGTGGCAAGGTTATTGCCATTCCGGCGCCCAAGGCAGCTGAGCAGAAGTCCCGCAAGTTCTTCGACGACCTCGACAAGTGGGCGAAGAAGGAAATGCAGGCACCTGGCCTTGGCTATGCACGCCTTAAGGAGGCTGATGGAGGGGGTGTCGACAGCCAGGACCCTGTGCTGAAGAACTTCGACCCCGATCACCTGAAGGCCTTTCTCGAAAAGCTGGGGCTCGGCGCCGGCGACGGCATCTTCTTCTCTGCGGGCAAGCATGAGGCCGCATACAAGCTGGCCGGCGCAGCGCGCACCAAGGTCGGCGAAGATCTCGATCTGATTGAAACCGGCATCTTCAAATTCTGCTGGATCGTCGACTTCCCGATGTATGAGTGGGACGAAGACAACAAGAAGATCGATTTCTCTCACAACCCGTTCTCGATGCCGCAGGGCGGAATGGAAGCGCTGGAGCAGGCCGACACGGTCGAGAAGCAGCTGGCGCTCAAGGCATTCCAGTACGATATCGTCTGCAATGGCGTCGAGCTATCGTCCGGCGCGATTCGGAACCACCGCCCGGACATCATGCTGACGGCGTTCGCGCTCGCCGGTTACGGGGCCGATGTCGTCGAGGAAGAGTTTGGCGGCATGTTGAACGCGTTCCGCTTTGGCGCGCCGCCGCATGGCGGGATTGCGCCGGGTGTGGACCGGATCGTCATGCTTCTGGCAGAGGTCGACAATCTGCGCGATGTGACGCTGTTCCCGATGAACCAGCAGGCGCGCGACCTCATGATGCAGGCGCCATCACCCGTTGACGACAAGCAGCTGCGTGAACTTCACATCCGTCTGGCGCCTCAGGCGAAGAAGGACTGA